A single window of Nicotiana sylvestris chromosome 3, ASM39365v2, whole genome shotgun sequence DNA harbors:
- the LOC104213221 gene encoding protein SAR DEFICIENT 1-like produces MAAKRFFYDSDTDPNQPNYKRIRTTPSFASVIKQVVMVKFLDNVSSALEPMLRRVVHEEVESGLRRYSCRTITRSPSLRIKALEPSNLRLTFNKKLSPTIFTGSKIVAGDGHNLQILLVDTSGEGLVPTALPYPIKVEIVVLDGDFNSKQNDQTSWTHEEFNKSIVKERTGRRPLLAGELNFTMRDGVVSVGEIEFTDNSSWIRSGKFRLGAKLVQIGTSQTTVQITEAITESFRVKDHRGELYKKHYPPALGDEVWRLEKIGKDGTFHKKLSSNGINTVQDFLKLATVDTPKLRTILGRGMSDKIWDATYNHANSCEKGSKLYVASGANYTLFLSPICQVVRAIIDGQICPTRDLTGIQKANIQNLVKYAYANWSSLEEVDARVNGPPLLTQGETVVDQYPNVLYQQLRSYQLNAILTDASEQLVDCNNDWIDSSSYIFTPADHNGGF; encoded by the exons ATGGCTGCTAAACGGTTTTTTTATGACTCCGATACCGACCCAAACCAACCAAATTACAAACGCATCAGAACTACACCTTCTTTTGCTTC TGTCATTAAACAAGTGGTGATGGTGAAATTCTTAGACAACGTCTCTTCCGCCTTGGAACCTATGCTCCGTCGAGTG GTTCATGAAGAGGTGGAAAGTGGATTAAGGCGTTACTCATGTCGTACCATAACGAGATCTCCTTCACTAAGAATCAAAGCTTTAGAACCATCTAATCTTCGCCTGACTTTCAATAAAAAACTCTCTCCCACAATTTTCACCGGCAGCAAAATTGTCGCCGGCGACGGCCACAACCTCCAAATTCTTCTGGTGGATACAAGCGGCGAAGGCTTGGTTCCGACGGCTCTACCTTATCCTATCAAAGTTGAAATCGTCGTACTCGACGGAGAtttcaattcaaaacaaaatgatcaaaccaGCTGGACTCATGAAGAATTTAACAAAAGCATCGTTAAGGAGAGAACCGGAAGGAGGCCATTGCTTGCCGGTGAACTCAATTTCACTATGCGTGACGGCGTCGTTTCTGTTGGAGAAATTGAATTTACTGATAATTCGAGCTGGATTCGGAGCGGAAAATTTAGGCTTGGTGCAAAATTGGTTCAAATTGGAACAAGTCAAACTACTGTTCAGATTACAGAAGCCATTACTGAATCTTTTAGGGTTAAAGATCACCGCGGAGAAT TGTACAAGAAACATTACCCACCAGCACTAGGAGATGAAGTGTGGCGGCTTGAGAAGATTGGAAAAGATGGAACTTTTCATAAGAAGCTGTCTTCAAATGGAATCAACACTGTACAAGATTTCTTGAAGTTGGCCACTGTTGACACACCAAAGCTTAGAACT ATACTAGGAAGAGGAATGTCAGACAAAATTTGGGATGCGACATACAATCATGCAAATAGTTGTGAGAAGGGATCTAAGTTATATGTGGCCAGTGGAGCAAACTACACTCTATTTCTTAGTCCAATATGTCAAGTTGTTAGGGCAATCATTGATGGCCAGATTTGCCCTACCCGTGATTTAACTGGAATACAAAAG GCCAATATTCAGAATTTGGTGAAGTATGCTTATGCCAATTGGAGTTCCTTAGAAGAAGTTGATGCTCGGGTGAATGGGCCGCCACTGCTAACTCAAg GAGAAACAGTGGTGGATCAATATCCAAATGTTCTTTATCAGCAGCTGCGATCCTATCAACTGAACGCAATTTTAACAGATGCATCAGAACAGTTAGTTGATTGCAACAATGATTGGATTGATAGTTCTAGCTACATTTTCACGCCTGCTGATCATAATGGTGGTTTCTGA
- the LOC104213220 gene encoding LEAF RUST 10 DISEASE-RESISTANCEUS RECEPTOR-LIKE PROTEIN KINASE-like 1.2 isoform X1 codes for MHAQSFPLPLLHSIITFIFFLITSSLSYGQENKQLTTCNSSYSCGNIQNTGFPFWGGDRPQECGLPQFELECEANHYPVMKIDGHDFRVLDINGEKQTMRIARKDLEEDICPDRFGNTTLNDALFRYDPDSEAFLLFYDCPFDIPSDWKKFAFSCNINGNSSLGFYPDESFSSFWGPSYPRCEHKVIVPVVMKAFEQFKNEGSTKILELLKQGFDVVFNKSTECIVCEKSGGLCWSETNLTEPTCLCRDRTYSYYCGYVIDQGNKRDIRVKAVVGASAVALTAFVACVIFFLYRRRQKKSDAGSSLISSSILSYPSSITDPEKASHYFGIHVFDYNELQEATSNFDSNKELGEGGFGTVYKGKLRDGRVVAVKRLYENNYKRVEQFRNEVELLTRLHHRNLVTLYGCTSRHSRELLLVYEYIPNGTVADHLHGEHTKPGSLSWNTRMSIAVETASALTYLHNSDVIHRDVKTNNILLDNNFCVKVADFGLSRLFPTDATHVSTAPQGTPGYVDPQYHECYQLTGKSDVYSFGVVLIELISSLPAVDISRHRYEINLSNMAINKIQSNALHELVDPSLGFDSNEKVKLMITAMAELAFQCLQNDRDLRPSMQDVLKDLLGIQSMDKTAGATEKESPGDDVGLLKNNILSLSPDSVIAKWTSSSTSTTSISSTG; via the exons ATGCATGCTCAAAGCTTCCCTCTTCCTCTGCTCCATTCCATCATCACCTTCATATTCTTCTTGATCACTTCCTCACTATCTTATGGCCAAGAAAATAAACAGCTTACTACTTGTAATAGCTCCTATAGCTGTGGGAATATTCAGAACACCGGCTTTCCTTTCTGGGGTGGTGATCGACCTCAAGAATGTGGTCTTCCACAATTCGAGCTTGAATGCGAAGCCAACCATTATCCCGTTATGAAGATTGACGGTCATGATTTCCGTGTACTTGACATCAATGGAGAAAAACAAACCATGAGAATTGCACGTAAAGATCTTGAAGAAGACATTTGTCCTGATAGATTTGGTAACACTACCTTGAATGATGCTCTTTTCCGCTATGATCCTGACTCGGAAGCCTTCCTCTTGTTCTATGATTGTCCTTTCGATATACCTTCAGACTGGAAAAAGTTCGCCTTTAGCTGCAATATCAATGGAAACTCTAGTCTTGGTTTCTATCCAGATGAGTCATTTTCATCATTCTGGGGCCCAAGTTACCCGAGATGTGAGCATAAGGTCATCGTTCCTGTTGTGATGAAGGCATTTGAGCAGTTCAAGAACGAAGGAAGTACGAAGATATTGGAGCTATTGAAGCAAGGGTTTGATGTGGTGTTTAACAAAAGCACAGAATGTATAGTTTGTGAGAAGTCAGGCGGGTTATGTTGGTCAGAGACAAATCTTACGGAGCCAACGTGCCTTTGTAGGGACCGAACTTATTCTTATTACTGCGGTTATGTAATAGATCAAG GCAATAAAAGAGATATCAGAGTGAAGGCTGTCGTAG GTGCAAGTGCAGTTGCATTAACTGCCTTTGTGGCATGTGTAATTTTCTTTCTCTATCGTCGTCGACAGAAGAAAAGTGACGCTGGTTCGtctttgatctccagtagcatccTTTCTTATCCCTCCTCAATAACGGACCCTGAAAAGGCTTCACACTATTTCGGAATTCACGTATTTGACTACAATGAACTGCAAGAAGCCACAAGCAATTTTGATTCCAACAAAGAGCTAGGAGAAGGTGGCTTTGGCACAGTATACAAAG GTAAACTTCGAGATGGACGTGTTGTTGCTGTAAAACGTTTATATGAGAACAACTACAAGAGAGTTGAGCAATTCCGTAATGAAGTTGAACTCCTCACACGCCTGCACCATCGAAATCTAGTTACCCTTTACGGATGCACATCTCGCCATAGCCGCGAGCTTCTTCTTGTGTATGAATATATTCCCAATGGCACAGTTGCTGATCATCTTCATGGAGAACACACTAAGCCTGGATCGCTTTCATGGAATACACGAATGAGCATTGCCGTAGAAACGGCAAGTGCACTAACATATCTCCACAATTCAGATGTCATTCACAGAGATGTAAAAACTAACAATATCCTCCTAGACAATAATTTCTGCGTCAAAGTAGCAGATTTTGGCTTGTCTAGGCTTTTCCCAACTGATGCTACTCACGTGTCAACAGCTCCACAGGGTACCCCTGGATATGTTGATCCCCAGTATCACGAATGCTATCAACTTACCGGTAAAAGTGATGTTTATAGTTTCGGGGTAGTACTAATCGAGCTTATATCCTCCCTACCAGCTGTTGATATCTCTAGGCATCGATACGAAATAAATCTGTCAAATATGGCTATTAACAAGATTCAGAGCAATGCATTACATGAGTTGGTTGATCCAAGTCTTGGTTTTGATTCCAATGAGAAGGTAAAGTTGATGATCACCGCCATGGCAGAATTGGCTTTCCAGTGTTTACAGAATGACAGAGATTTGAGACCATCCATGCAAGATGTTTTGAAGGATCTTCTGGGAATTCAGAGTATGGATAAAACTGCAGGAGCAACAGAGAAGGAAAGTCCTGGTGATGATGTTGGCTTGTTGAAGAATAATATATTATCTCTCTCACCTGATTCAGTTATTGCAAAATGGACTAGCAGTAGCACGTCAACAACATCTATTTCCAGTACTGGCTAA
- the LOC104213220 gene encoding LEAF RUST 10 DISEASE-RESISTANCEUS RECEPTOR-LIKE PROTEIN KINASE-like 1.2 isoform X2 has protein sequence MFQILFSSLLLLLLPLFSSVKSSANDDAPSNTYCPKHNCNGVEVSYPFWRLDNYNATAPQYCGYPGFGINCSVSHSQPYPILHLPGDAFYVKNIDYETNSLTLVDIDVFDVPCPRARHNLTLEHLPLDYSNSDLKLTFYFNCTKSIPQAYPAECLIKPGGKASYFYVGEISEPEDLAWFGICEEKVVAAVTERGSFQNNDWIGGFGGAMGEGFVLDWWSASECGKCEDSHGRCGFNNSTQDLLCFCKDGTVKFDHCKGNKRDIRVKAVVGASAVALTAFVACVIFFLYRRRQKKSDAGSSLISSSILSYPSSITDPEKASHYFGIHVFDYNELQEATSNFDSNKELGEGGFGTVYKGKLRDGRVVAVKRLYENNYKRVEQFRNEVELLTRLHHRNLVTLYGCTSRHSRELLLVYEYIPNGTVADHLHGEHTKPGSLSWNTRMSIAVETASALTYLHNSDVIHRDVKTNNILLDNNFCVKVADFGLSRLFPTDATHVSTAPQGTPGYVDPQYHECYQLTGKSDVYSFGVVLIELISSLPAVDISRHRYEINLSNMAINKIQSNALHELVDPSLGFDSNEKVKLMITAMAELAFQCLQNDRDLRPSMQDVLKDLLGIQSMDKTAGATEKESPGDDVGLLKNNILSLSPDSVIAKWTSSSTSTTSISSTG, from the exons ATGTTTCAAATTCTCTTCtcgtctcttcttcttcttcttcttcctctgttTTCCTCAGTGAAATCCAGTGCAAATGATGATGCTCCGTCTAATACATATTGTCCAAAACATAACTGCAATGGAGTTGAAGTTTCATATCCTTTCTGGAGGCTTGATAATTACAACGCAACTGCTCCTCAGTACTGTGGTTACCCTGGATTTGGCATCAACTGTTCCGTTTCTCATTCTCAACCATATCCTATTCTTCATCTTCCGGGAGATGCTTTCTACGTTAAAAATATAGATTATGAAACCAATTCTCTCACTCTAGTGGACATTGATGTTTTCGACGTGCCATGTCCCAGAGCACGTCACAATCTTACTTTAGAGCACTTGCCGTTGGATTATTCGAATTCCGATCTGAAACTTACATTTTACTTCAATTGTACAAAATCTATACCTCAAGCTTATCCCGCGGAGTGCTTAATAAAACCAGGTGGAAAAGCATCTTATTTCTATGTTGGGGAAATTAGCGAGCCGGAAGATTTGGCCTGGTTTGGGATTTGTGAGGAGAAAGTGGTGGCGGCGGTGACGGAGAGGGGAAGCTTTCAGAACAATGATTGGATCGGAGGATTTGGTGGGGCCATGGGCGAGGGTTTCGTGCTGGACTGGTGGAGCGCGTCGGAGTGCGGCAAGTGTGAGGACTCACACGGGCGGTGTGGTTTCAACAATTCAACCCAGGATCTCTTGTGTTTTTGCAAAGATGGTACCGTTAAGTTTGATCATTGCAAAG GCAATAAAAGAGATATCAGAGTGAAGGCTGTCGTAG GTGCAAGTGCAGTTGCATTAACTGCCTTTGTGGCATGTGTAATTTTCTTTCTCTATCGTCGTCGACAGAAGAAAAGTGACGCTGGTTCGtctttgatctccagtagcatccTTTCTTATCCCTCCTCAATAACGGACCCTGAAAAGGCTTCACACTATTTCGGAATTCACGTATTTGACTACAATGAACTGCAAGAAGCCACAAGCAATTTTGATTCCAACAAAGAGCTAGGAGAAGGTGGCTTTGGCACAGTATACAAAG GTAAACTTCGAGATGGACGTGTTGTTGCTGTAAAACGTTTATATGAGAACAACTACAAGAGAGTTGAGCAATTCCGTAATGAAGTTGAACTCCTCACACGCCTGCACCATCGAAATCTAGTTACCCTTTACGGATGCACATCTCGCCATAGCCGCGAGCTTCTTCTTGTGTATGAATATATTCCCAATGGCACAGTTGCTGATCATCTTCATGGAGAACACACTAAGCCTGGATCGCTTTCATGGAATACACGAATGAGCATTGCCGTAGAAACGGCAAGTGCACTAACATATCTCCACAATTCAGATGTCATTCACAGAGATGTAAAAACTAACAATATCCTCCTAGACAATAATTTCTGCGTCAAAGTAGCAGATTTTGGCTTGTCTAGGCTTTTCCCAACTGATGCTACTCACGTGTCAACAGCTCCACAGGGTACCCCTGGATATGTTGATCCCCAGTATCACGAATGCTATCAACTTACCGGTAAAAGTGATGTTTATAGTTTCGGGGTAGTACTAATCGAGCTTATATCCTCCCTACCAGCTGTTGATATCTCTAGGCATCGATACGAAATAAATCTGTCAAATATGGCTATTAACAAGATTCAGAGCAATGCATTACATGAGTTGGTTGATCCAAGTCTTGGTTTTGATTCCAATGAGAAGGTAAAGTTGATGATCACCGCCATGGCAGAATTGGCTTTCCAGTGTTTACAGAATGACAGAGATTTGAGACCATCCATGCAAGATGTTTTGAAGGATCTTCTGGGAATTCAGAGTATGGATAAAACTGCAGGAGCAACAGAGAAGGAAAGTCCTGGTGATGATGTTGGCTTGTTGAAGAATAATATATTATCTCTCTCACCTGATTCAGTTATTGCAAAATGGACTAGCAGTAGCACGTCAACAACATCTATTTCCAGTACTGGCTAA